From Draconibacterium halophilum, one genomic window encodes:
- the ltrA gene encoding group II intron reverse transcriptase/maturase — protein sequence MNLWNETKSVPISKTMVWEAYKKVKANKGSAGVDQISIEEFDAERSKHLYKLWNRMASGSYFPPPVKEVEIAKKDGKTRLLGIPTISDRIGQMVVKDYLEPRFEAIFSTNSYGYRPSRNAHQALAKVRENCRKTDWVIDLDIKGFFDNIDHGKLLRALEKHLTENWCLFYIKRWLNAPVQTKSGELVHKQGKGTPQGGVISPLLANLFLHYAMDKWLELKHKTVNFVRYADDAIIHCESKAQAEWLLEKLRVRLEDCGLELHPEKTKLVYCLDYRRQGTHPIVKFDFLGYSFQPCTTKSPRTGKLFLGYDCAISISSKKRIADKMEELNIVGLTYKSIVGVAQFLNPFIRGWINYFGKFRKHELNPIFIWLNKRLIRWARKRYKRYKTSIKRAFQWFTRVKEQFPSLFYHWQLGLG from the coding sequence ATGAATTTATGGAATGAGACAAAATCAGTACCTATAAGCAAAACCATGGTATGGGAAGCTTATAAGAAGGTAAAAGCCAACAAAGGGAGTGCAGGTGTTGACCAAATCAGCATTGAAGAATTTGATGCCGAAAGGTCGAAACATTTGTACAAGCTTTGGAATCGTATGGCATCGGGCAGTTACTTTCCGCCACCTGTTAAAGAAGTTGAGATAGCAAAGAAAGACGGTAAAACCCGCTTACTTGGTATACCAACTATCTCCGACAGGATTGGACAGATGGTTGTAAAAGATTATTTAGAACCAAGGTTTGAGGCTATATTCAGTACTAATTCCTATGGTTATCGTCCGAGCAGGAATGCCCATCAGGCTCTTGCAAAGGTTCGTGAGAATTGTAGGAAGACAGACTGGGTAATCGACCTCGATATAAAAGGTTTCTTTGATAATATCGACCATGGAAAACTACTGCGTGCCTTGGAGAAACATTTAACCGAGAATTGGTGCTTATTTTACATCAAACGGTGGCTGAATGCACCCGTGCAAACGAAATCAGGAGAACTGGTTCACAAGCAGGGGAAAGGCACTCCACAAGGCGGTGTGATAAGCCCGTTACTTGCCAATTTGTTTCTGCATTATGCCATGGATAAATGGCTTGAACTAAAGCACAAAACAGTGAATTTTGTTCGCTATGCCGATGATGCAATAATTCACTGTGAGAGTAAAGCCCAAGCAGAATGGCTGCTGGAAAAGTTACGTGTAAGGCTTGAAGATTGTGGATTGGAACTCCACCCAGAAAAGACAAAATTGGTTTACTGTCTTGACTATCGTAGACAAGGCACTCATCCAATTGTAAAGTTCGATTTTCTGGGTTATTCGTTTCAACCATGTACAACCAAATCGCCAAGAACAGGAAAACTGTTTCTCGGGTACGATTGTGCTATCAGCATTAGTTCTAAGAAACGCATTGCTGATAAAATGGAAGAACTTAACATTGTTGGATTGACCTATAAAAGCATTGTTGGTGTAGCTCAATTTCTAAACCCGTTTATTCGGGGATGGATTAACTATTTTGGTAAGTTCAGAAAACACGAGTTGAATCCAATCTTTATTTGGCTGAACAAGCGATTAATCCGCTGGGCAAGGAAAAGGTACAAACGCTATAAAACCAGTATAAAACGAGCTTTCCAATGGTTCACGAGAGTTAAGGAACAATTCCCGAGCCTGTTTTACCATTGGCAACTTGGATTAGGTTGA
- a CDS encoding diacylglycerol kinase family protein: MNDFFKGRAASLKFAVKGCCLLIKTEHSVIAQTSIFLSIIVLGAIVGISKQDWINQTLGMGLVLSIEGVNTAVEKLADFVHIDQHPKIGFIKDIAAGAVTFAAITFFIIFLITYIPYIQQYV, encoded by the coding sequence ATGAACGATTTTTTTAAAGGAAGAGCGGCAAGCTTAAAATTTGCAGTAAAAGGGTGTTGTCTTTTAATAAAAACTGAACACAGTGTAATTGCTCAAACTTCAATTTTCCTTTCTATTATAGTATTGGGTGCAATTGTTGGGATTTCAAAACAGGATTGGATAAATCAAACACTGGGTATGGGCCTGGTATTAAGTATTGAAGGAGTAAACACAGCGGTGGAGAAATTAGCTGACTTTGTACATATCGATCAACATCCCAAAATAGGATTTATTAAAGATATTGCTGCCGGAGCCGTAACCTTCGCAGCGATTACTTTCTTTATAATTTTTCTAATTACCTACATACCATACATTCAGCAATATGTTTAA
- a CDS encoding lysophospholipid acyltransferase family protein: MVDESLRKKDKRYYEGFFKRLLNGLVVLLLKFISVLPFWAIYGIADFFYLVVRHIIGYRKKVILDNLRHAFPEKNEQEITKIMNRYYHHFCDFSLETIKLHGMSEKQMDTRLKITGLEGIRKYAEAGRSIMLLGFHYNNWEWCSSIQTKATHRLLMIVNPIRGNLALEKFIEHSRSKWGGKSVPVHKSARTAIEYMRRSEPAVLWLAADQTPAANSPFWTNFLNREAPFFTGPEKIAIKTKQPIFFLHLKKLKRGHYEAVFSQLFEDPSKVESKDILLTYIRKMEEVIRETPEYYLWSHRRWKHTRPEGIELTV, encoded by the coding sequence CTATTACGAAGGATTTTTTAAACGCCTGCTTAATGGACTGGTAGTGTTGCTACTGAAATTTATTTCGGTGCTGCCCTTTTGGGCGATTTATGGCATTGCCGATTTTTTCTACCTGGTGGTTCGCCATATAATCGGCTATCGTAAAAAGGTGATTTTGGATAACCTTCGCCATGCTTTTCCGGAAAAAAACGAGCAGGAGATTACTAAAATAATGAACCGTTATTATCATCATTTCTGCGATTTCTCATTGGAAACGATCAAGCTGCACGGTATGAGCGAAAAGCAGATGGATACACGGTTGAAAATTACCGGGCTGGAGGGCATCAGGAAATATGCCGAGGCAGGAAGAAGTATTATGCTGCTAGGTTTTCATTACAATAACTGGGAGTGGTGTAGTTCTATTCAGACCAAAGCGACGCATAGGCTGCTGATGATTGTGAACCCGATACGCGGGAACCTGGCTCTTGAAAAGTTTATTGAGCATTCGCGCAGTAAATGGGGCGGCAAATCGGTGCCGGTACATAAATCGGCACGAACAGCTATTGAATATATGCGACGTAGCGAGCCGGCAGTTTTATGGTTGGCAGCCGATCAAACGCCTGCAGCAAATTCGCCATTTTGGACAAATTTTTTGAATCGTGAGGCCCCATTTTTTACCGGCCCCGAAAAGATTGCCATAAAAACCAAACAGCCCATATTCTTCTTACACCTGAAAAAGTTAAAACGAGGCCATTACGAGGCTGTTTTTTCGCAGCTGTTTGAAGATCCATCAAAGGTAGAATCGAAAGATATCTTGCTTACCTACATTCGGAAGATGGAAGAAGTGATTCGCGAAACACCCGAGTATTATTTGTGGTCGCACCGCCGCTGGAAACATACACGGCCTGAGGGAATTGAGTTAACCGTTTAG